The following are encoded together in the Limanda limanda chromosome 12, fLimLim1.1, whole genome shotgun sequence genome:
- the LOC133015746 gene encoding homeodomain-interacting protein kinase 2-like: MSQKKFQVLMGDLISSPTTNYEAQKYLGCGTDGLVIQCRDVSTNETVALKMFKRTKDVESAKEEEEILRALKDLHSDWFNIVRLTGSFTHKRHYCLVFEHLDMDLQKFMKTSPGQHLQLKQIRPILQQLATSLDFLKSAGIIHSDLKPENVMMVDRVRQPLKVKLIDFGLACTNPGEQTGHTLQTLWYRSPEILQCVPFNEAIDVWSLGCIASELFIGKPLFPAKDEASLVIDQFCGEDVQAEHCDLESFIDLLAQMLMTNQFERIDPRLILQHPFITMSHLKGVFKNSLYTKSSEGLMDICLNQSSGDGAHVDHMVLRMSLNEDSFSSTAGPAMEGSPAGIREEKHSFLQRRGRRSSSRTSPHGVPPRCKTSVPSPPADDPPPRTSSSRSGDGQRREQELLLPREVSGRRITLLLHTAISPLAAGASH, encoded by the exons ATGTCTCAAAAGAAGTTCCAAGTCCTCATGGGAGACCTGATCTCCTCCCCCACTACAAATTATGAGGCCCAGAAATACCTGGGCTGTGGCACCGATGGACTGGTCATCCAATGCCGGGATGTGTCAACCAATGAAACGGTGGCTTTAAAAATGTTCAAAAGGACAAAAGACGTTGAGAGTgcgaaggaagaggaggaaatccTTCGAGCCTTGAAGGACCTCCACTCAGACTGGTTCAACATCGTCAGATTGACCGGCTCATTCACCCACAAGAGACATTATTGTCTTGTGTTTGAGCACCTGGATATGGATCTGCAGAAATTCATGAAGACTAGCCCGGGTCAACACCTTCAGCTGAAGCAGATCCGCCCCATTCTGCagcag CTGGCTACATCCTTGGACTTTCTGAAAAGCGCAGGGATCATCCATTCAGATTTGAAGCCAGAAAACGTTATGATGGTGGATCGTGTCAGGCAGCCACTGAAAGTTAAACTCATTGACTTTGGCTTAGCCTGCACAAATCCTGGGGAACAGACAGGACACACCCTCCAGACCTTGTGGTACAG ATCTCCTGAGATTCTGCAATGTGTTCCTTTCAACGAGGCCATCGACGTATGGTCTCTAGGCTGCATTGCTTCCGAGCTGTTTATCGGGAAACCACTGTTCCCTGCCAAGGATGAGGCCAGTTTG GTGATTGATCAGTTCTGCGGAGAAGACGTCCAAGCTGAACACTGTGACCTGGAGAGCTTTATCGATCTACTGGCACAGATGCTGATGACGAATCAGTTTGAAAGAATTGACCCCAGACTAATTCTCCAGCATCCGTTCATCACGATGAGCCACCTTAAGGGTGTGTTCAAAAACAGCCTCTA TACGAAATCGTCTGAGGGTCTGATGGACATCTGCCTGAATCAGAGCTCTGGCGATGGAGCACATGTAGACCACATGGTCCTGCGAATGTCCCTGAACGAGGACTCCTTCAGCAGCACTGCCGGCCCAGCCATGGAGGGCAGCCCTGCTGGGATTAGAGAGGAGAAGCATTCCTTCTTGCAGAG GCGGGGCCGTCGCTCGTCCAGTCGCACGTCTCCGCACGGCGTGCCCCCGCGTTGCAAAACAAGCGTCCCCTCGCCGCCTGCCGATGACCCGCCCCCGcgaaccagcagcagcagatccggTGACGGACAGAGACGCgagcaggagctgctgctgccccgggaAGTCAGCGGCCGCCGGattactctgctgctgcacaccgCCATCTCACCTCTGGCTGCGGGAGCGTCGCACTGA